One Deltaproteobacteria bacterium genomic window, GAAGATCGCATGGTGTACCAGCGTGGGACCTGCCGAACTCCTTCGGGGCATGGGCTTTCTGGTCTATTTTCCGGAAAATCACGGGGCCATGCTGGGGGCGACCCGCATGGCCACCGACCTGATCCCCTATGCCAATGCCCTCGGGTACTCCCCTGACATCTGCTCGTATCTGACCTGCGACATCGGGTCGTACCTCCAGAAGAAGACCCCCCTCACAATGGCGTATAACATCGAATCGGTCCCCCGGCCGGACGTGCTCGTCTTCAATACCAACCAGTGCAGGGACGTTCAGGACTGGTTTGCCTGGTATTCGCGGGAACTCAATGTGCCGCTGGTCGGGGTGCATACCCATAGGGATATCGGTGATATCGAGCCCATCCAGATCAAGGATATCGCGGCGCAGATAGAGGAACTGGTCCCTGCCCTGGAGGCGGTGAGCGGCGAAAAATTCGATATGGATCGTTTCAAGGAGGCGGTCGGATATTCAAGACGCACCTCCGAACTCTGGCGGGCCTGTCTCGAGACGGCCGCGGCCATTCCTTCTCCGTGGACCTTTTTTGATGCAACCATCCACATGGGGCCGGCCGTGGTGGCGCGGGGCACCAGGGAGGGGATGGAATATTATGAACTCCTCCTGCCGGAATTGAAACAAAGGGTCAAGGACGGCGTGGCAGCGGTGGAGGGAGAGAGGCACCGTCTCTACTGGGAAGGGATGCCGATCTGGGGCAAACTCAGACCCCTGTCCGAGCAGTTTTCTTCTCTCAAGGCCTGTGTGGTGGCGTCCACCTACTGCAACAGCTGGATATTTG contains:
- a CDS encoding 2-hydroxyacyl-CoA dehydratase family protein — encoded protein: MTEEKKVTRKKIEATRVCKKIMADHFYEMDEAVKTGSRKIAWCTSVGPAELLRGMGFLVYFPENHGAMLGATRMATDLIPYANALGYSPDICSYLTCDIGSYLQKKTPLTMAYNIESVPRPDVLVFNTNQCRDVQDWFAWYSRELNVPLVGVHTHRDIGDIEPIQIKDIAAQIEELVPALEAVSGEKFDMDRFKEAVGYSRRTSELWRACLETAAAIPSPWTFFDATIHMGPAVVARGTREGMEYYELLLPELKQRVKDGVAAVEGERHRLYWEGMPIWGKLRPLSEQFSSLKACVVASTYCNSWIFDQLDPARPFESMAEAYTELFIVRDEPFKEKYISECFEKFRFDGIVFHDAKTCPNNSNNRYGMPERLSKKLGIPVLTINGDLCDLRCYSEEQTKTNIEAFIEQLEE